Genomic DNA from Bacterioplanes sanyensis:
CTCGGTGGCGGCTTGAGGTGCCAGTTCTTCAGACAAAATCGTATGGCTGGGAAACTGCTCCTGAATGGCTTGCTGAATCAAGCGGTCAGCAGCGACATCCGCTTGGGTGACTAATTCGATATTGTCTTTGTAACTGATCGTCAGCGTTTGCTGCTCGTGGCGGATAAGATGGCCAGCTTGCTGCGCCAGACGCTGCAACCAGGCTAATGAGGGCGTGGACATAAAAAGCCTCTGAGTGAAAGTGCGCCTATATAGTGACAGCTTAATTGGATTTTAAAACCCAACCGCTTGGGATTATCAAAGATTCCGATATTTCCTGCGAACAGCGCCTTGTGCTGGCGCTTGCTATTCGCTCTGAAAATATACGAACTTCTGATTCAGACCACTATGAGTGGCCAATCATCGGCATCGGTTCTAAAAAATTTTTTTCAAACGTCATTTTGTCCACCGGCTTGCTGAAATAATATCCCTGATAACTGTTGCATTGCAGGCGTTTTAACATCTCCAGTTGTTGCTCGGTTTCGACACCTTCGGCCACCACCTTTAACCGTAGGCTGTGTGCCATGGCAAGAATGGCGCGTACGATGGCTTCATCATCGACATCGCTGGTGATGTCCATGATAAAAGCGCGGTCAATTTTTAATTTACTGATCGGAAATTGCTTAAGATAACTGAGCGAAGAGTAGCCGGTGCCAAAATCATCCATGGCGAAGTTAATGCCTAGAGCATGAATGGCATCCAGCCATTCAACATTTTGCTGCACGTTATCCATTAATAAACTTTCAGTGATTTCTAACTCCAGTAATGACGGTGACAGTCCGGAGTGATCGAGAATGTCTTTAATGCGGCTGGGAAAACCATCGCTGAGCTGTCGCACCGATACATTGACAGCCACTGGCAGTGGACGGTGGCGATACATATTCCAACGATAAAACGTGCTGCATGCTTCGCGCAGAGCCCAATCACCAATGTCGTTAATCAGTCCAGTATCTTCAGCTACCGGAATAAAGTCAGCAGGGGAGATAATGCCTGCATCTGGGTGCTGCCAGCGTATCAGCGCCTCAGCGCCCAATAATTCATTAGTTTTTGTACACACCTGCGGTTGATAATACAGCTCAAACTCTTGCGCCTGGATGGCTCGGCGCAGTTCGTTTTCCAGCGTTAGGCGTGAGTTTACCCGTTGATTCATGTCGTCTGTGTAAAACTGGTAGCCGTTGCCGCCCTGGCTTTTAGCCTGATACATGGCGGTATCGGCGTTGCGCATCAATACAAATGCGTCACTGGAATCGTGCGGAAATAAACTGATGCCAATGGAACAGCTGGTATTTAATTTGAAATGTTCAATGCGATAGGTTTCCGACAAGGTGCTGATGATGCGCCGTGCCATGTGTTCTATGTCGGCGCGTTGGCGACCATCGGTAACCATAATCATAAATTCATCGCCGCCCAAGCGTGCCAGCGGGTAGTGCTCCGGAACAATGCTTTTTAAGCGTGCTGCGACTTCCTTCAATAAATGATCGCCAAATTGATGGCCGAGAGAATCGTTAATGGTCTTAAACCGATCAAGGTCAATAAACAGCAGCGCCATTAGACGTTGGCGATTGGCCTGGTGACGGGTGTAGCTAATCAATTCATCGTTAAACCAATAGCGATTGCCCAGCTCTGTCAGTGGGTCACGAGTCGCAAGGTAATTAATGTGCTGCTGCGATAACGTCTGATCCGTAATATCGACTAAAAATCCTTCGACTTCGTATCGATTATCACCGCTTTGCAATACCGAGCCGCGGTCCAATATCCAGCGCAGTTCTTGCTCCGGGCTATTGAGACGGTAGACCATCTCGTAGGCTTGCTGTTGGGTTTTATGTTGTTCCAACAGTTGCAGGTAGCTTTCTTGATCTTCGCTGGCCATCAAACTCAGTAGCGAGTTATGGCGCTCTAATCGTTGCTGTAATTCTCTGCCTAATACCGAATTGTTGTCGTGGGTGATGTGCGTTAGCAATAAATCGGGCAAGGTGGCGCGGTATATACAGCCATGCACTGTGCGCGACAGCAGGGCCGACTCGTCTTTTAAGGTTTTATTTTGTTGCAACAGCTGTTGTTGCTGCTGTGATTGATGCTGCAACCAGCGTTGCTGCAGACGAAATAGGCCGAGCAGGATGCCGACGATGGCCAGCCAGCCAGCAAATACCGGCAAAATAGTGCGCAAATATTGGCTGCTCAAACGGTGTAGCGGCGTTTCCAGCAGCAGTGCCACATCCAGTCCACGAACGTAGGACAGTAGCGAATAATAATCACGGTGCAGTTGCTGCCCGTCGGTGAGGCGCACCACACCGCCGCGCACACTGCGCCCTACAGCTTGCTGCAAGTTGATTGATACCGGCTCACCCAGTCGTGCTCGGTGGACGTCTTTACCACTGTTGCTGCTCAGCAACAGCACACCGTCAGCGCGAATCAATTGGTATTCTAAGCTGCGGTTGGCGATATCGCTGAGGGCGCGCGACAGCGGCTGGCGCTGGTTGGAAAACGCGCATAAATACCCTCGGTTGCGTATCCAGGTAATGGGTTTACACACGGCCAGGTGTGCACTGGCGGCAATGCGATAGCTGCCCGCTAATACAGTGCCGCTTTGCTGCTTAAGGTAGGCCATGTCTTGTTCAAACAAGCTCAACGGCGCTTCTCCTGCGCCCCCTGTCAGGCTGGCCTGCAGCAGTCGCTGGCCGTTGTTGCGATAAACGGCGAGGTACTCAAACGGCACGGTGAAATCTGCCAGCGCTTGTTCCAGCTTGATCGCTAGTTGGTCGGGGGATAATTGGCCGGACGATTGTGATATCGCCAGCAGGGCCTGTTGCTGGGTTTGATGAAACTGCAGCAAGCTGTTGTTGGCGGGTGCGATGTGCAGCGCCATATCATCAAACACCTGATCCTGTGCCGCCAGCCAGAAATGCACGCACAGCAGCACCACCACCAGACTGATACTGGCAGTGGCGATGACAATGGCTGAGCTGAGACGGCGCAGAATGGTGGGGGCGCCAGCCGCGGTTAGGGTATCCATAGCTCCCCGGTGCTTTTCCTGTTCGGGGAGTTTAGTTGGTATCAGAGGCTTGTGAGCGCTGCTTCGGGCCAGCTCAGAACAATTACTGAGCCTCTAGCCACAAGCGGATTTGCTGATTGACCAGCGCTGCCATCAATGGCTGTGCTTTGGCGGATGGATGAATGCCGTCAGCCTGAATCATGCCCGCTTTTAGTGCACCGCTGTCGTCTGTCAGGTCTTGTAATAGAAACGGAACCAACCGCGTGTCTTTATCGTCCGACAACTGCTGAAACAACTGCGCAAAGGCTTGGGTATAAGCCGGGCCGTAGTTGGGTGGGATTTGCATGCCTAACAACAACACATCGCCACCGGCTTGCTTGGACTGATCAATCATCGCGGCTAAGTTGTCTTTAATGACGCGAATGGGGGTGCCGCGCAGAGCATCGTTGCCACCGAGTTCGATGATCACCAGTTGTGGCTGATGTTGTTGCAGCAAAGACGGCAAACGGCTGCGGCCACCGGCGCTGGTATCACCGCTGATGCTGGCATTGATCAGACGAATATCCGGGTAGTCGCGTTGCAGCGTGGCTTGCGACAAGGCGACCCAACCTTGTTGCACTGGCATGCCAAATCCGGCACTAATGCTATCACCGATAATCAGTACCTTGGTCGCATGGGCGTGGCCTGCGACCAATAACGCCAACAACCAGAGAGTCCTTATGAGTGTCAGTCTTGCCAATAACGTCAGCACATCGTCCTCGCTTAGTATTCGTGCAGTAGAAAAGCAGGTGCAGGCCGGAAGCCATGCCTTGGCCATCTTGAAGGGCGTGGATATTGATATCAAGCGCGGCGAGAGTGTTGCCATTGTCGGCGCCTCGGGCAGTGGCAAATCGACGTTGCTTGGCATCATGGCGGGATTGGACGCGCCCACCGCCGGCGAAATTCATTTGCTGGGCCAACGCATTGACCACCTCGATGAAGACCAGCGCGCTGCCGTGCGTGCACAAGGGGCTGGATTTGTGTTTCAAAACTTTCAACTGCTGCCGGGCCTGACCGCACTGGAAAACGTCATGCTGGCGTTGGAAATTCGCACTCATGCTGAGCCGCGCAAAGAAGCGACGCGCCTGTTAGAGGCAGTGGGGCTGGGTCATCGAATGACGCATTACCCCACCCAGCTGTCGGGTGGCGAGCAACAGCGCGTGGCGTTGGCGCGCGCGTTTGCCGGTGATCCGCAAATCCTGTTTGCCGACGAACCCACGGGCAATCTAGACCGCGACACCGGGGCGCAAATCGAAAAACTGCTGTTCGACATGAACGCTGAGCGCGCCACCACGCTGGTACTGGTGACTCATGATCCGCAGCTGGCGCAGCGCTGTCAGCGACAGTTACGGATGAGCGATGGCCAGTTGGAGCAAGTGCTATGACCTTGCATCGCATGCCGTTAACACGGCTGTGGGCATTGGCCAGCCGCTTGCTGTGGCGCGAGGCCCGCTCCGGTGAGCTGACGCTGATCCTGATGGCGCTGATGATCGCCGTCACCTCCACCACCGCCATTGCCTTGCTGAGTTCGCGGTTGGAGCAGGCAATGCAAGCGCGCTCCAACGATCTTCTCGGCGCCGATTTACGCATACGTTCCACCACCGCCATTCCCCCGCCTGGGCAGATACCGCACAGGCGTTAGGGCTGCAAAGCAGTGAAACCGTGACGTTTCCCAGCGTGGTGTTGTTTGGCGAAGAGTTAGCGCTGGCGGCCATTAAAGTGGTGGACGACGGTTATCCGCTACGTGGGCGCCTCACCACCGCCAGCCAGGCATTTGGTGAACCGCAGCAGCAGTTTTCCGGCCCGCCAGCGGGCGAGGCCTGGGTTGAATCGCGGTTATTGGCGCTGTTGGGAGCCGAGGTGGGCGATCAGGTGGAAATGGGCAATGCACAGCTGACCATTTCTGCAGTCATTGTCGAGGAAAGTGATCGCGGCGGTAACTTTTACACCTTATCGCCTCGGTTAATGATGAACCGGGCCGACCTTGCCAGCGCCAAGGTGCTGGGCCCGGGTGCGCGGGTGCGCTACCGGCTGCTACTCGGTGGTGAGGAAGCCGCGCTGCAGCAGTTCCGCCAACAGATCGAACTCGATTCCAATCAACGCTTTGAATCCCTTGATGACAGCAATCAGGCGATGTCTCGTGCCCTCAGTCGCGCCAAGCAGTATCTCGGTTTGGCAGCCTTGCTGGCGGTGGTACTGGCCAGCGTAGCGGTGGCGATATCGGCGCAGCGCTATGCCCAGCGCCATTTTGATATCAGTGCATTGATGCGCACCTTTGGCTTGGCGCGCGCGCAAGTGTTCCAGTTATATGCCTCGCAACTATTGATTCTGGCGGTGCTGGCGACGGCGGTTGGTATTGGTTTGGCGCTGGCATTGCAGCACGCGTTGCTGGAGATTTTGGCCGAAGTGTTGCCAGAGCAACTGCCCGAAGCCCATTGGTCGGCCTGGCTACTGGGCGCCAGCAGCGGCACGGTAACGCTGTTAGGATTTGGATTGCCGTATTTGCTGCCTCTATCGCGTGTTAGCCCGTTGCGTGTATTGCGTCGTGATCTGGTGCCGGTGCCGTTGTCGGGCTGGCTGGTGATTGCGCTGGCATTGGCCGCATTGACGGCGCTGTTGTGGTTGTTTACTCAGGATGCCGTACTCAGCGTCGGCGTAATGTTGGGCGGTTCGCTGGTGGTATTGGTGTTGTTGCTGCTGCTCCAGGGGCTGATCAGTTTGGCGCAGCGCGGTTTGCAAGGGCGCGAGCTGCCGCTGGTGGTGCGCTTTGCTTGGCAGCATCTGAGTCGTCATCGGCGCCAGACCGCCGGTCAGATTCTGGCGTTTTCGTTAACGCTGATGGTGATGGTGGTGATTGCGGCGGTGCGCAACGATTTACTCGCCGACTGGCAAGCGAGCTTGCCCGACGATGCACCGAACGTGTTTGCCATCAATATTCAGCAGCACGAGGCCGACGGCTTTGTCGCAGCGCTGGAGCAAGCCGGTTATCAGCATCAGCGCTTGTATCCGATGGTGCCGGGGCGTTTGCTGAGCATCAATGGCACCGACGTGCAAA
This window encodes:
- a CDS encoding putative bifunctional diguanylate cyclase/phosphodiesterase, which codes for MDTLTAAGAPTILRRLSSAIVIATASISLVVVLLCVHFWLAAQDQVFDDMALHIAPANNSLLQFHQTQQQALLAISQSSGQLSPDQLAIKLEQALADFTVPFEYLAVYRNNGQRLLQASLTGGAGEAPLSLFEQDMAYLKQQSGTVLAGSYRIAASAHLAVCKPITWIRNRGYLCAFSNQRQPLSRALSDIANRSLEYQLIRADGVLLLSSNSGKDVHRARLGEPVSINLQQAVGRSVRGGVVRLTDGQQLHRDYYSLLSYVRGLDVALLLETPLHRLSSQYLRTILPVFAGWLAIVGILLGLFRLQQRWLQHQSQQQQQLLQQNKTLKDESALLSRTVHGCIYRATLPDLLLTHITHDNNSVLGRELQQRLERHNSLLSLMASEDQESYLQLLEQHKTQQQAYEMVYRLNSPEQELRWILDRGSVLQSGDNRYEVEGFLVDITDQTLSQQHINYLATRDPLTELGNRYWFNDELISYTRHQANRQRLMALLFIDLDRFKTINDSLGHQFGDHLLKEVAARLKSIVPEHYPLARLGGDEFMIMVTDGRQRADIEHMARRIISTLSETYRIEHFKLNTSCSIGISLFPHDSSDAFVLMRNADTAMYQAKSQGGNGYQFYTDDMNQRVNSRLTLENELRRAIQAQEFELYYQPQVCTKTNELLGAEALIRWQHPDAGIISPADFIPVAEDTGLINDIGDWALREACSTFYRWNMYRHRPLPVAVNVSVRQLSDGFPSRIKDILDHSGLSPSLLELEITESLLMDNVQQNVEWLDAIHALGINFAMDDFGTGYSSLSYLKQFPISKLKIDRAFIMDITSDVDDEAIVRAILAMAHSLRLKVVAEGVETEQQLEMLKRLQCNSYQGYYFSKPVDKMTFEKNFLEPMPMIGHS
- a CDS encoding arylesterase, whose protein sequence is MLALLVAGHAHATKVLIIGDSISAGFGMPVQQGWVALSQATLQRDYPDIRLINASISGDTSAGGRSRLPSLLQQHQPQLVIIELGGNDALRGTPIRVIKDNLAAMIDQSKQAGGDVLLLGMQIPPNYGPAYTQAFAQLFQQLSDDKDTRLVPFLLQDLTDDSGALKAGMIQADGIHPSAKAQPLMAALVNQQIRLWLEAQ
- a CDS encoding ABC transporter ATP-binding protein: MSVSLANNVSTSSSLSIRAVEKQVQAGSHALAILKGVDIDIKRGESVAIVGASGSGKSTLLGIMAGLDAPTAGEIHLLGQRIDHLDEDQRAAVRAQGAGFVFQNFQLLPGLTALENVMLALEIRTHAEPRKEATRLLEAVGLGHRMTHYPTQLSGGEQQRVALARAFAGDPQILFADEPTGNLDRDTGAQIEKLLFDMNAERATTLVLVTHDPQLAQRCQRQLRMSDGQLEQVL
- a CDS encoding ABC transporter permease produces the protein MTFPSVVLFGEELALAAIKVVDDGYPLRGRLTTASQAFGEPQQQFSGPPAGEAWVESRLLALLGAEVGDQVEMGNAQLTISAVIVEESDRGGNFYTLSPRLMMNRADLASAKVLGPGARVRYRLLLGGEEAALQQFRQQIELDSNQRFESLDDSNQAMSRALSRAKQYLGLAALLAVVLASVAVAISAQRYAQRHFDISALMRTFGLARAQVFQLYASQLLILAVLATAVGIGLALALQHALLEILAEVLPEQLPEAHWSAWLLGASSGTVTLLGFGLPYLLPLSRVSPLRVLRRDLVPVPLSGWLVIALALAALTALLWLFTQDAVLSVGVMLGGSLVVLVLLLLLQGLISLAQRGLQGRELPLVVRFAWQHLSRHRRQTAGQILAFSLTLMVMVVIAAVRNDLLADWQASLPDDAPNVFAINIQQHEADGFVAALEQAGYQHQRLYPMVPGRLLSINGTDVQTLEVADDPAINRDLALTADSYLPDSNRIVEGSWEALQNGNGQVSIEERLAGRLGVELGDTLSFRAGGVDFDATISSIREVDWGSLSPNFYMMFSDDVLASLPRSYLTSFYVAPGQSDALTGLIRQFPSVTLLDMQFVLGQIQTLLQQVTLAVELILLFVLVAAVLVLVAALIASLSERLREGAMLRTLGGSSGLIRRSQLVEFSLLALLASGLALLGGEAVVLGIYQIVLNIPYQSLGWVWLWLPPVTVLVLVALGLWLMRRAVTVSPLGVLRSLE